Proteins from a genomic interval of Ralstonia wenshanensis:
- a CDS encoding bifunctional glycoside hydrolase 114/ polysaccharide deacetylase family protein encodes MQGKRAVGSMGLWWRTAWLGAVTLAFGVAAARAQQPTTPAPADPQIAFYYGRDVPAAELQAFDWVVVDPATAGSFDPKQPSSTLWFARVDLTQQTDAMRSSAWPANVIDQVFAPLLAQGYQGFLLDGLDTLQRNAPDAANAIAALMPALHARAPNAKLLAGGTAWLETLAPQLSGVVTAGLVRERAGGEGLRDVDDAERNARIATLRNIGAQYHLLAVALDYCVNYNRTCLRETADVARAAGVTSYATTPGADFIGIGRLEVMPRRVLLVEAQEPGTSRNTAPSVLYLAMPINYLGYRTEFADANKPLPAVTPDRYAGVVTWFDGNASRPGAWASWLRRTMGAGVRVAMFNQFGLNMDAPTAQMLNLKIMPGTPAGPLAIVSHDPMMGFELQPHPDRRMAVGVQVDPGVTRAQSLLRLSAGSYTYDAAAIMPWGGYVLQPFGVFRMPDVDQARWVIQPLDFLRRALQLPAMPVPDTTTENGRRLMTVHIDGDGFASRTEFPPGEFSGQALLRDILDRYKVPTTVSIIEGELAADGVYPKLTPQLEPIARSIFAQPYVELASHTFSHPFNWLRTTNPPDPTSAETPEGADTAFSLRIPNYRFSFDREIAGSIHYINTKLAPPGKRVKVLLWSGNGQVPPIAVQKTVEAGVLNMNGGDTYITRSNPSWTAVAPLGVDKGDGLFQVFAPDQNENIYTNLWHGPYYGFSRAIETFELTEKPYRFKPIGIYYHMYSGTKLASLTALRQVYDWAVAQPVMPIYASDYIRKVLDFRTMAVARDGDAWVVRGNGDLRTVRWAGPGLPCLADARDVAGYAAGPGGTYIHLTSGSARFTLNNAAPTQPYVRDASGRLSNWQRGVDGRSLSVDVAGYTRPFIRFANAARCRATVDGREVSGSHGAEWRIDLGTGNPAKPAPQHVELTCEK; translated from the coding sequence ATGCAGGGCAAGCGAGCTGTGGGCAGCATGGGTTTGTGGTGGCGGACGGCATGGCTGGGTGCCGTTACGTTGGCGTTCGGTGTTGCGGCCGCTCGCGCACAGCAGCCGACAACGCCTGCGCCTGCAGATCCGCAGATCGCCTTCTACTACGGCCGCGATGTGCCCGCCGCTGAACTGCAAGCCTTTGACTGGGTCGTGGTGGACCCGGCAACGGCCGGCAGTTTCGATCCGAAGCAGCCATCGTCCACGCTCTGGTTCGCTCGCGTCGACCTGACACAGCAGACCGATGCGATGCGCTCGAGCGCCTGGCCTGCCAATGTGATCGACCAGGTCTTTGCGCCGTTGCTCGCGCAAGGCTACCAAGGCTTCCTGCTCGACGGACTGGACACACTCCAACGCAACGCCCCCGATGCCGCCAATGCCATTGCGGCATTGATGCCGGCGTTGCATGCGCGCGCACCGAACGCCAAGCTGCTGGCTGGTGGTACGGCCTGGCTCGAGACGCTGGCGCCGCAGTTGTCAGGCGTCGTGACGGCGGGTCTGGTGCGTGAGCGCGCAGGGGGCGAAGGTCTGCGTGATGTGGACGATGCCGAGCGCAACGCGCGCATTGCCACGCTGCGCAACATCGGTGCGCAGTATCACCTGCTCGCGGTCGCGCTCGATTACTGCGTCAACTACAACCGCACGTGTCTGCGTGAGACCGCCGATGTGGCGCGCGCTGCGGGCGTCACCAGCTACGCCACCACACCGGGCGCGGACTTCATCGGCATTGGCCGGCTGGAAGTGATGCCGCGCCGTGTCCTGTTGGTCGAAGCTCAGGAGCCCGGCACCAGCCGCAACACCGCGCCGTCGGTGCTCTATCTGGCCATGCCTATCAACTATCTGGGCTATCGCACCGAATTTGCCGACGCCAACAAGCCGTTGCCGGCCGTCACGCCCGACCGCTATGCCGGCGTCGTCACCTGGTTCGACGGCAACGCATCGCGACCGGGCGCGTGGGCGTCGTGGCTCAGGCGCACGATGGGCGCCGGCGTGCGTGTGGCGATGTTCAACCAGTTCGGGCTGAACATGGATGCGCCTACGGCGCAGATGTTGAATCTGAAAATAATGCCCGGCACGCCGGCGGGGCCGCTTGCCATCGTCTCGCATGATCCGATGATGGGCTTCGAGCTGCAGCCCCATCCCGATCGGCGCATGGCCGTGGGCGTGCAGGTGGACCCTGGTGTGACGAGGGCGCAATCGCTGCTGCGGCTCTCCGCCGGCAGCTACACCTATGATGCGGCGGCCATCATGCCGTGGGGTGGCTATGTGCTTCAGCCCTTCGGTGTGTTTCGCATGCCCGATGTCGACCAGGCGCGCTGGGTCATCCAGCCGCTGGACTTTCTGCGCCGCGCGCTGCAACTGCCCGCCATGCCGGTACCCGACACCACCACGGAGAACGGCCGCCGGCTGATGACCGTGCATATCGATGGCGATGGATTCGCCTCCCGCACCGAGTTCCCGCCCGGCGAGTTCTCCGGCCAGGCCTTGCTGCGCGACATTCTGGATCGCTACAAGGTGCCGACTACCGTGTCGATCATCGAGGGCGAATTGGCGGCCGACGGTGTGTACCCGAAGCTCACGCCGCAGCTTGAGCCGATCGCGCGCAGCATCTTTGCGCAGCCCTATGTGGAACTGGCCAGCCACACATTCTCGCACCCGTTCAACTGGCTGCGTACCACCAACCCGCCCGACCCGACTTCTGCCGAAACGCCTGAAGGCGCCGACACCGCTTTCTCGTTGAGGATTCCCAATTACCGCTTCAGTTTCGACCGCGAGATCGCGGGCTCCATTCACTACATCAACACCAAGCTGGCCCCACCGGGCAAGCGCGTGAAGGTGCTGCTGTGGAGCGGCAACGGCCAGGTGCCTCCGATTGCCGTGCAGAAGACCGTCGAGGCCGGCGTGCTGAACATGAACGGCGGCGACACCTACATCACGCGCTCCAACCCGAGCTGGACGGCCGTGGCGCCGCTTGGCGTGGACAAAGGCGATGGCCTCTTCCAGGTATTTGCGCCCGACCAGAACGAGAACATCTACACCAACCTCTGGCACGGCCCGTATTACGGCTTTTCGCGCGCCATCGAAACGTTCGAACTGACCGAAAAACCGTATCGCTTCAAGCCGATCGGCATTTACTACCACATGTATTCCGGCACCAAGCTGGCCTCGCTCACCGCCCTGCGGCAGGTATATGACTGGGCGGTCGCGCAGCCGGTCATGCCGATCTACGCGTCGGACTACATCCGCAAGGTGCTCGACTTCCGCACCATGGCCGTTGCGCGTGACGGCGATGCCTGGGTCGTGCGCGGCAACGGCGATCTGCGGACCGTGCGCTGGGCCGGGCCCGGCTTACCGTGCCTTGCCGATGCACGCGATGTGGCCGGCTACGCTGCAGGCCCGGGCGGCACCTACATCCACCTCACAAGCGGCTCGGCGCGCTTCACCCTGAACAACGCCGCGCCAACGCAGCCCTACGTGCGCGATGCCAGCGGCCGCCTGTCGAACTGGCAGCGTGGTGTGGATGGCCGTTCGCTGTCGGTCGATGTGGCCGGCTATACGCGGCCCTTCATCCGCTTTGCCAATGCAGCCCGTTGCCGGGCGACCGTGGATGGCCGTGAAGTGAGCGGCTCACATGGCGCTGAGTGGCGCATCGACCTGGGTACGGGCAACCCCGCCAAGCCCGCGCCCCAGCACGTCGAGCTGACCTGCGAAAAATGA
- a CDS encoding SDR family NAD(P)-dependent oxidoreductase, translating into MDLHLQNKLALVTGSTKGIGHAIAVALAAEGARVIVNGRTQASVDDAIARLRTEAPDAPVEGFAGDLSNAEQADALVARFPKVDILINNLGIFDPKPFEEIDDAEWQHFFNVNVLSGARLSRAYLPGMRAQNWGRIVFISSESGVQIPVEMIHYGVTKTALLGLSRGLAELTAGTAITVNAVLPGPTRSEGVDEFVEKLSGGQSFEAFEKTFFETARPTSLIKRFASTKEVANLVAYVASPLSSATTGAALRVDGGVVKSAF; encoded by the coding sequence ATGGACCTCCACCTTCAGAACAAGCTCGCGCTCGTGACCGGCTCCACCAAGGGCATTGGTCATGCCATTGCTGTAGCACTGGCCGCCGAAGGCGCCCGCGTGATCGTCAACGGCCGTACTCAAGCGTCTGTAGACGACGCAATTGCGCGCCTGCGCACCGAGGCGCCCGACGCCCCGGTCGAGGGCTTTGCCGGTGACCTGTCCAACGCGGAGCAGGCCGATGCGTTGGTCGCCCGCTTTCCCAAGGTCGACATCCTTATCAACAACCTCGGCATCTTCGACCCCAAACCGTTTGAGGAAATCGACGACGCCGAGTGGCAGCACTTCTTCAACGTGAACGTGTTGAGCGGCGCGCGTCTGTCCCGCGCGTACCTGCCCGGCATGCGTGCCCAGAACTGGGGCCGCATCGTGTTCATCAGCAGCGAGAGCGGCGTGCAGATTCCGGTGGAGATGATCCACTACGGCGTCACGAAGACCGCGCTGCTGGGCCTCTCGCGCGGGTTGGCCGAATTGACGGCCGGCACGGCCATCACCGTGAATGCCGTGCTGCCGGGCCCGACGCGTTCCGAAGGCGTGGATGAGTTTGTCGAGAAGCTCTCCGGCGGCCAGAGCTTCGAAGCGTTCGAGAAGACCTTCTTCGAGACCGCCCGACCGACCTCGCTCATCAAGCGCTTTGCCAGCACGAAGGAGGTGGCCAACCTGGTTGCCTATGTGGCGAGCCCGCTGTCGTCGGCCACCACGGGCGCTGCGTTGCGCGTGGACGGCGGCGTGGTGAAGTCGGCGTTCTAG
- a CDS encoding MarR family winged helix-turn-helix transcriptional regulator, with amino-acid sequence MSIDVQTPEAADTSTSEGAYQLDTMDRDTNIGRLVHRVRHALVTHIDSALASLDLTAAQWTVVIYLAEDLATTPAELSRALHYDPGAMTRLIDRLEKKNIVKRAPSDADRRSVVVSLTEQGRALYPEIRPLIIDVLNHLLRGFSQAEVKQLENLLLRVLHNA; translated from the coding sequence ATGAGCATCGACGTACAGACACCTGAGGCCGCCGACACCAGCACCAGTGAAGGCGCCTACCAGCTTGACACCATGGACCGCGATACCAACATCGGTCGGCTCGTGCATCGGGTCCGACACGCGTTGGTGACACACATCGACAGTGCCTTGGCATCGCTGGACCTGACGGCCGCGCAGTGGACGGTCGTCATCTACCTGGCTGAAGACCTCGCCACCACCCCGGCCGAACTCTCGCGGGCGCTGCACTACGATCCGGGCGCGATGACGCGACTGATCGATCGGCTGGAGAAGAAGAACATCGTCAAGCGCGCGCCCAGTGATGCGGATCGCCGCTCGGTGGTGGTCTCGCTCACCGAGCAGGGCCGCGCGCTGTATCCGGAAATCCGGCCACTGATCATCGACGTGCTGAACCACCTGCTGCGCGGGTTCTCGCAGGCCGAGGTCAAGCAGTTGGAGAACCTGCTGCTGCGCGTGCTGCACAACGCCTGA
- a CDS encoding response regulator transcription factor: MNWTATRPIRVVVLDDHAVVRHGLAARLKQEADIEVCGMFASGREIVRALKDSTFEVDVLLMDYSLGPTEIDGLNLIRLIRVRYPELKILVASAHHNKATVGMVMHAGARGFVGKEEELSELVRAIRTVATGGKRLNAALAAEMESNALSTDAPPPTANGSKFSALLDRSELSPREREVLRCCLDGMSVTDIAEKFARSIKTISSQKQSAYRKLGIRTDTELFKIKHELEGQ; this comes from the coding sequence ATGAATTGGACCGCGACCCGACCGATCCGCGTGGTCGTGCTCGATGATCATGCGGTCGTCCGCCATGGTCTGGCTGCGCGCCTGAAGCAGGAGGCCGACATCGAGGTCTGCGGCATGTTTGCGTCAGGCCGCGAAATCGTGCGGGCACTCAAGGACAGCACCTTCGAGGTGGATGTCCTGCTGATGGACTATTCGCTGGGGCCCACTGAGATCGACGGGCTGAACCTGATCCGCCTGATTCGCGTGCGCTATCCGGAGTTGAAGATTCTGGTGGCCTCGGCGCATCACAACAAGGCGACGGTTGGCATGGTCATGCATGCCGGCGCGCGCGGGTTTGTCGGCAAGGAAGAGGAGCTGTCGGAACTGGTGCGTGCCATTCGCACCGTGGCCACGGGCGGCAAGCGCCTGAACGCCGCGCTGGCTGCCGAGATGGAGAGCAACGCGCTTTCTACCGATGCGCCCCCGCCCACCGCGAATGGCAGTAAGTTCTCTGCACTGCTCGACCGCTCCGAGCTTAGCCCGCGCGAGCGCGAAGTGCTGCGCTGCTGCCTCGATGGCATGTCGGTCACGGACATTGCCGAGAAATTCGCGCGCAGCATCAAGACCATCAGCTCGCAGAAGCAATCTGCCTATCGCAAGCTGGGCATCCGAACCGATACCGAGCTGTTCAAGATCAAGCACGAGCTTGAGGGGCAGTGA
- a CDS encoding S1C family serine protease, with the protein MTRRTTFMIRTFLATASALAALPAAALEPAEVFAKVAPSIWEVRVSNAAGQPLAIGSAVVIGDGLAVTNCHVLRGGKQVSLKRGNASFGARLLYPDVQRDLCQLRVADFHYPAVTIVPSSTLVTGQKVYAIGNPLGFDLTISEGLISSLRHDENGELKAIQTSAAISQGSSGGGLFDSNARLVGITSRMVSAVYGQNLNFAAPAEWINDVPARAQKALAERAAAASSVAANTTPAAAIAPQPRKPGELGPKSQAAFGAYLHKPWPKIFVAADGDQFVYEWGQNAEFRAVSSCKERYQNCSIYARDDTVVEAK; encoded by the coding sequence ATGACCCGCCGCACTACCTTCATGATCCGCACGTTCCTGGCCACTGCATCGGCACTGGCCGCGTTGCCGGCGGCTGCGCTGGAGCCAGCCGAAGTGTTCGCCAAGGTCGCGCCCAGCATCTGGGAGGTGCGCGTATCCAACGCCGCCGGCCAGCCGCTGGCCATCGGCAGCGCGGTGGTGATCGGCGACGGGCTGGCCGTGACCAACTGCCACGTGCTGCGCGGCGGCAAGCAGGTCAGCCTCAAGCGCGGCAACGCCAGCTTTGGCGCGCGCCTGCTGTATCCCGACGTGCAGCGCGACCTGTGCCAGCTTCGCGTTGCCGATTTCCACTACCCGGCCGTCACCATCGTCCCGAGCAGCACGCTGGTGACGGGGCAGAAGGTCTACGCAATCGGCAACCCACTGGGGTTTGACCTGACGATCAGCGAGGGGTTGATCTCGTCGCTGCGGCATGATGAAAACGGCGAGCTCAAGGCGATCCAGACTTCGGCCGCGATCTCGCAGGGCTCCAGCGGTGGGGGCCTGTTCGACAGCAACGCGCGGCTGGTCGGTATCACGTCGCGCATGGTGTCCGCCGTCTACGGGCAGAACCTGAACTTTGCCGCGCCCGCCGAGTGGATCAACGATGTTCCCGCCCGTGCGCAAAAGGCGCTGGCCGAGCGCGCTGCAGCAGCGTCGTCGGTGGCAGCCAATACGACGCCTGCTGCGGCCATCGCTCCACAGCCGCGCAAGCCCGGTGAACTAGGCCCGAAGTCGCAAGCCGCCTTTGGTGCGTACTTGCACAAGCCGTGGCCCAAGATCTTCGTGGCCGCCGACGGCGATCAATTTGTCTACGAATGGGGCCAGAACGCTGAATTCCGTGCGGTGTCGTCGTGCAAGGAGCGTTATCAGAACTGCTCGATCTATGCCCGCGACGACACGGTCGTCGAAGCCAAATAA
- a CDS encoding TetR/AcrR family transcriptional regulator — MNETDGRRQRGERARAQVLEHATAIASTDGLEGLTIGRVATDAGVGKGNIQVLFGDKETLQLATLDAGVVHYRATVVEPALALESPLARLRALTEGWFDYVASGASPGGCFVCAASYEYRARPGAIQDSVRGHREAMRARFRETITAARAAGELRADVDVDQLVFEIESFRSNANVAFLMGDMAVFERARRSTRARIDAALA; from the coding sequence ATGAACGAAACCGACGGCCGCCGCCAGCGTGGTGAACGTGCGCGCGCCCAGGTGCTCGAGCACGCCACCGCCATTGCGTCCACTGACGGGCTTGAGGGCCTGACTATCGGCCGGGTGGCCACGGATGCGGGCGTGGGCAAGGGCAATATCCAAGTGCTCTTCGGCGACAAGGAAACGCTACAACTGGCCACGCTGGACGCGGGCGTCGTGCATTACCGCGCGACGGTGGTTGAGCCGGCGCTGGCGCTGGAAAGCCCGCTTGCCCGTCTGCGTGCCCTGACCGAAGGCTGGTTCGACTACGTGGCCAGTGGGGCGTCGCCGGGTGGGTGCTTTGTCTGCGCGGCCAGCTACGAATACCGCGCGCGGCCAGGCGCCATCCAGGACAGTGTGCGCGGGCATCGGGAGGCGATGCGCGCCCGCTTTCGCGAGACGATCACGGCGGCACGGGCCGCTGGTGAATTGCGCGCCGATGTCGACGTCGATCAGCTCGTCTTCGAAATCGAATCGTTTCGCTCCAACGCCAATGTGGCGTTCCTGATGGGCGACATGGCGGTATTCGAGCGCGCGCGCCGCAGCACGCGGGCGCGCATCGATGCGGCGCTCGCCTGA
- a CDS encoding MFS transporter, translating to MSTESLAAGGVASPAKRHWPALAALLTGNFVTILDLFIVNVAIPDIRAGLHTSFAEIQLVMVGYSAAYAVFLLNGARLGDLFGRKRMFLAGMALFTLASALCGLATTPWMLIAMRVGQGLGAAILMPQVMASLRVLFDGDARRRAFGTMGAVQGVAASVSQIIGGWLIAHPLAADVSGWRAVFLVNVPIGIVALLAARAFVAESRAPVAARLDVHGAVAGAVALAMLLVPIMQGRESGWPWWSWAVPLASLLVFRHFVRVEQALSAAGRVPIIEMALFRNRSFVLGVLAIFLFYTAISSYFLALTILLQFGRGLSALAAGLVFTPAAMAFFTGSLTAPRLAERIGQRALLLGVAIFAVGMVVLATMAQLGAGTFWLILPLMLNGFGQGMVIPLSLNTILSGVETAQAGMGAGTVTTMQAVGNAVGVTVVGVLLFSLLGQVDGADGAAVVDAATHAAHYGHAFALATLYNVGATVLSFVLFWRAWRRHA from the coding sequence ATGTCAACGGAATCCCTTGCTGCCGGCGGCGTTGCCTCGCCAGCCAAACGGCACTGGCCGGCGTTGGCGGCGCTGCTCACCGGCAACTTCGTCACCATTCTCGACCTGTTCATCGTCAATGTGGCGATTCCGGACATCCGTGCCGGTCTACACACCAGTTTTGCCGAAATCCAGCTCGTGATGGTCGGCTACAGCGCCGCGTATGCGGTGTTCCTCCTCAACGGCGCCCGCCTGGGCGACCTGTTCGGGCGCAAGCGCATGTTTCTGGCGGGCATGGCGTTGTTCACGCTGGCATCCGCGCTGTGCGGCCTGGCGACCACGCCGTGGATGCTGATTGCCATGCGCGTCGGCCAGGGCCTGGGGGCGGCCATTCTGATGCCACAGGTGATGGCCTCGCTGCGCGTGCTGTTTGATGGCGATGCGCGTCGCCGTGCGTTCGGCACCATGGGCGCAGTGCAGGGCGTGGCGGCGTCGGTCTCGCAGATCATCGGCGGCTGGTTGATTGCGCATCCGCTGGCGGCCGACGTGTCGGGCTGGCGGGCGGTGTTCCTGGTGAATGTGCCGATCGGCATTGTCGCGCTGCTGGCGGCGCGGGCCTTCGTGGCCGAATCGCGTGCGCCGGTGGCGGCCCGGCTGGACGTGCACGGCGCCGTGGCAGGCGCGGTGGCGCTGGCGATGCTGCTGGTGCCGATCATGCAGGGCCGTGAGTCCGGCTGGCCCTGGTGGTCGTGGGCGGTGCCGCTGGCTTCACTGCTGGTGTTCCGCCATTTTGTGCGGGTGGAACAAGCGCTGTCGGCGGCTGGCCGCGTCCCCATCATCGAGATGGCGCTGTTCCGCAACCGCAGCTTTGTGCTGGGCGTGCTGGCGATCTTCCTGTTCTACACGGCCATCAGCTCGTACTTCCTGGCGCTGACGATCCTGCTGCAGTTCGGGCGCGGCTTGTCGGCGCTGGCAGCGGGGTTGGTGTTCACGCCGGCGGCCATGGCGTTCTTTACCGGCTCGCTGACGGCGCCCCGTCTGGCAGAACGCATCGGGCAGCGCGCCTTGCTGCTCGGCGTGGCCATCTTCGCCGTGGGCATGGTCGTGCTGGCCACCATGGCCCAGCTGGGCGCGGGCACCTTCTGGCTGATCCTGCCGCTGATGCTCAACGGCTTTGGGCAGGGCATGGTGATTCCGCTGTCGCTCAACACTATCCTGAGCGGCGTAGAAACGGCCCAGGCCGGCATGGGCGCCGGCACCGTCACGACCATGCAAGCCGTCGGCAACGCGGTGGGCGTGACGGTGGTGGGCGTGCTGCTGTTCTCGCTGCTCGGCCAGGTGGATGGAGCGGATGGCGCGGCAGTGGTGGACGCGGCCACCCACGCCGCGCACTACGGCCACGCGTTCGCGCTGGCGACGCTCTACAACGTGGGGGCGACCGTGCTGTCTTTCGTGCTCTTCTGGCGTGCTTGGCGCCGTCACGCCTGA
- a CDS encoding undecaprenyl-diphosphatase, which translates to MESLNHTLFLWLNAPDDASATTVWLAMAFAEYAIWLVPLTLVAAWLWGEPTTRRQALQTGVAAALALSVNVGFGLAWYHPRPFAIALGTNLLPHAPDSSFPSDHLTALWTVAFSLMWNARLRRVGVLLALLGLPMAWARIYLGVHYPFDMLGAAAVSALSAWLCSGRVAHTLSEPLHRLGLALHGVVLAPCVRRGWVRK; encoded by the coding sequence ATGGAATCACTCAATCACACGCTGTTTCTTTGGCTCAACGCGCCGGACGACGCTTCGGCCACGACCGTCTGGCTGGCGATGGCCTTTGCCGAATACGCGATCTGGTTGGTGCCACTGACGCTTGTGGCCGCCTGGCTATGGGGTGAGCCGACCACGCGGCGCCAGGCACTGCAGACCGGTGTGGCTGCCGCGCTGGCGTTGTCCGTCAACGTTGGCTTCGGTCTCGCGTGGTATCACCCGAGGCCGTTTGCGATTGCGTTGGGCACCAATCTGCTGCCGCACGCGCCGGATTCGTCGTTTCCCAGTGATCACCTGACCGCGCTGTGGACCGTGGCGTTCAGCTTGATGTGGAACGCACGCCTGCGGCGCGTGGGCGTGTTGCTGGCGCTATTGGGCTTGCCGATGGCGTGGGCGCGCATCTACCTGGGTGTGCACTATCCGTTCGACATGCTGGGCGCGGCGGCCGTGTCGGCCTTGAGTGCCTGGCTGTGCAGCGGCCGCGTGGCGCATACCCTGTCGGAACCGCTGCACCGTTTGGGGCTGGCGTTGCATGGTGTGGTGCTGGCACCGTGCGTGCGGCGCGGCTGGGTACGCAAGTAA
- a CDS encoding GGDEF domain-containing protein, whose product MESFLIQRATRRQATVAGAIALLILLTLAMAAPRVGLQWPAINPFMPMCALTVFTTAGIAAFLLGAQFTVTRQPMLGALGGAYAFTALAVALQLLTFPGVFSPTGLFGARPASAAWIWVFWHGGFPLFVILAVLMRDRLSRDAVADGRVGRWASLLIGGPVVVGGLLCSLAVLTDLPPPLRSSNGNNPVAVVLWAINTVAVLAVAASGRLRTVLDVWLAIAALACLTDTTLNLLSTDRFTLGWYVARLFSMFAPGVLVCILVWEVTTLYRRLFEAHVSLQQASMRDALTGLYNRTYFNEQVDSLIRTAQRSGQPLSLVMVDVDHFKRYNDAFGHLKGDACLAAVAHALAGVVHRPADFIARYGGEEFIVVLPDTDASQAQALAERAREAVLRLRIEATAPSRYVTVSAGCATSVAGDGALSIDTLVEIADAALYRAKAGGRNLVMSAQPLPAALT is encoded by the coding sequence ATGGAAAGTTTTCTGATTCAGCGAGCCACACGCCGGCAAGCGACGGTTGCCGGCGCGATCGCGCTGCTGATCCTGTTGACGCTCGCCATGGCCGCACCACGTGTGGGCCTGCAATGGCCGGCAATCAACCCGTTCATGCCGATGTGCGCCTTGACGGTGTTCACCACGGCCGGCATTGCCGCGTTTCTGCTGGGCGCGCAGTTCACCGTGACGCGGCAGCCGATGCTGGGGGCGCTGGGCGGTGCCTATGCCTTTACCGCGCTGGCCGTGGCGCTGCAATTGCTGACATTCCCGGGCGTGTTCTCGCCCACCGGGCTGTTTGGCGCCCGCCCCGCCAGTGCGGCATGGATTTGGGTGTTCTGGCACGGCGGCTTTCCGCTGTTCGTGATCCTGGCGGTGCTCATGCGCGATCGGCTCTCGCGCGATGCCGTTGCTGACGGGCGTGTCGGCCGGTGGGCCTCGCTGCTGATCGGCGGGCCGGTGGTGGTGGGTGGCCTGCTGTGCAGCCTTGCAGTGCTGACCGATCTGCCGCCGCCGCTGCGCTCCAGCAATGGCAACAACCCTGTCGCGGTCGTCCTGTGGGCCATCAACACGGTTGCCGTGCTCGCGGTAGCGGCCAGCGGCCGCTTGCGCACGGTGCTCGACGTTTGGCTGGCCATTGCCGCACTGGCCTGCCTGACGGACACCACACTCAACCTGCTGAGCACCGATCGCTTTACCCTGGGCTGGTACGTCGCACGCCTGTTCAGCATGTTCGCGCCCGGGGTGCTGGTCTGCATATTGGTTTGGGAAGTGACCACGCTGTACCGGCGGCTGTTCGAGGCGCACGTCTCGCTGCAGCAGGCGTCCATGCGCGATGCGCTGACGGGCCTGTACAACCGTACCTACTTCAACGAGCAGGTCGACAGCCTGATCCGCACCGCCCAGCGCAGCGGACAGCCGCTTTCGCTGGTGATGGTCGATGTCGACCACTTCAAGCGCTACAACGATGCCTTCGGCCACCTCAAGGGTGATGCCTGCCTTGCAGCCGTGGCCCACGCGCTGGCCGGCGTGGTGCACCGTCCGGCCGATTTCATCGCGCGCTACGGCGGTGAGGAATTCATCGTCGTCCTGCCTGACACCGATGCAAGCCAAGCGCAGGCCCTTGCCGAGCGCGCGCGCGAAGCCGTGCTGCGCCTGCGCATCGAAGCCACCGCGCCGTCGCGCTACGTGACCGTCAGCGCCGGTTGCGCCACGTCCGTAGCGGGCGACGGCGCCCTCTCCATCGACACGCTGGTCGAGATTGCCGATGCCGCGCTGTATCGCGCCAAGGCGGGCGGACGCAATCTGGTGATGAGTGCGCAGCCACTGCCGGCCGCGCTCACGTAA